agcaagagtttttctaaaacctccatgaataaaatgagagcctccatcagtcataatatatctaggcactccaaatctaggaaaaataatatctaaaagcattcttaaagaggtctcaccatcagcactttttgtaggtatagcttccacccatttagttacataatcaacagcaacaagtatatgagtgttaccttctgaagagggaaaaggtcccatgaaatcaaatccccaacaatcaaacggttcaataacaagagtataattcataggcatttcattacgtctggagatattaccaaccctttggcattcatcacaagataaaataaactttctcgcatccttgaagagagttggccaataaaaacctgattgtagaaccttttgcgcggttctttctccggcgtgatgtcctccataagcactaccatgacatttactcaatatctcttgttgttcatatttgggaacacatcttcgcataataccatccactccttctttatataagtgtgggtcatcccagaaataatgcctcaagtcataaaagaacttcctcctttgctgagctgaaaaggttggaggcaagtacttggaaacaataaagttagcataatcagcataccaaggactgtctcgcgagctcacctttattacagccaattgttcatttggaaaactatcattaacaggaacaggatcataagcaatattttccaatctagacaaattatcagcaacaggattatcagcacctttcctatctacaatatgtaaatcaaattcttgcaaaagaagtacccatctaataagcctcggcttagcatctttctttgtcataaggtatctaattacagcatgatcagtatgaatagtaacttttgaatcaacaatataagatctaaatttatcacaagcaaagactacagctaataattctttttcagttgtagcataatttctttgagcagcatcaagagttttactagcataatgaataacattcagttttttatctactcgctgtccaagaacagcgcctacagcaaaatcactagcatcacacataatctcaaagggtaagttccaatcaggaggttcaactataggagcagttgttaaggctttcttaagagtttcaaaagcttccttacaatcatcatcaaaaacaaatggtacatctttttgaagaagattagtaagaggttttgaaatcttggagaaatctttaataaatctcctataaaacccagcatgaccaagaacactacgaatacctttaacatccctcggatagggcatcttctcaattgcttcaactttagctctatcaacttcaatacctctctcagaaattttatgtcccaatacaattccttcattaaccataaagtggcatttctcccaattaagaacaaggttagtttcttcacatctctgcaaaactttatcaaggtttcgcaagcaactatcaaaagaattcccatagacggaaaaatcatccatgaatacctctacaatactctcacaaaaaccatgaaaaatagcagacatgcatctttgaaaagtagcaggagcattacataaaccaaaaggcatacgtctataagcataagttccatagggacaagtgaaagtggttttctcttgatctttagctttaacagcaatttgtgaaaacccagaataaccatcaagaaaacaaaaatgagtatttttagacaatctttctagcattcgatcaataaatggtaaaggataatgatctttcttagtaactttattaacttttcgaaaatcaatgcacattctataccctacaactactctttgaggaatgagctcatcattatcattaggcacaacagtcattcctcctttcttgggaacgcaatgcacaggactaacccatctactatcagcaataggatatataataccagcttcaagaagtcttaatacctcattccttaccacttccttcatcttcggaaatagacgacgctgaggttcaacaacaggcttcgcatcatcttccatattaatagcatgttggcaaatagaaggagaaatccctttcaaatcatcaagagtatagccaatagctcctcggtgcttcttcaatatttccaataacctttcttcttcaatctctgaaagcttagaactaataataacaggatatattttcttatcatcaatatgagcatatttaagattatcaggcaaaggctttaaatcaaaaacaggatcttcctttggtggcggtgttgtacccagatcttccaccggtaaatcatgcttgagaataggttggcgaagaaaaatttcctcaagctcatctctttctttcctaaaaacttcactctcgctatcctccaaatgttgctgcaaaggattgttaggaacaagaacaatagatgcacattgctccattttaaaatcatcactaggcaaatcagctttataaggagttttggtaaatttagagaagttaaactcataagattcaccagcaaatttagtcaaaattttctctttcttgcaatctataatagctccacaagtatttagaaaaggtctaccaaaaataataggacaataatcgctagcagcagaaccaagtaccaaaaagtcagcaggatatttaatcttaccgcataaaacttccacatctcgaacaataccaattggagaaatagtttctctattagccagctgaataaccacatcaatatcttcaagttcacaagaatcaattttaaattgcataatctccgtgtaaagctcataaggaatagcactaacacttgcaccaatatcacataatccataatagcaatgatcaccaattctaacagatagcataggaacactagcttgtttgggtttattaggatgtgaaacaatattagaagcatcttcacagaaaattatatgaccatcctctacattttcagtcacaagatctttaactattgcaacagcaggttcaacttttatttgttcttcaggttctacaggtttcttttcacttttatgaaccgcactatttataacagagtactccttcattttagcagggaaaggagttttttcaatataagcttcaggaataatatgatcagcagtttcaactacaacgcatttattaatagatgaatcaattttatctttatatggttcatgatacttatcaaaattcttctttggcaattcataatgagaggcaaaagctttataaagatttacagcaacttgagaatcaagaccatatgtagcactcatattacgaaatttatcagtatccataaaagcttcaatgcatttataatcataaattatacctgattctctatctttgtcgttctcccatccttcagtattttcttggatccgatcaagaaggtcccttttaaactcttctttgttgcgtgtaaatgatccagaacaagaagtatccagcaaggtcttgtcttgaaaagaaagtcttgcatagaaattatcaataataacattaccaggaagctcatgaatggggcatttgagcattaaagacttcaatctcccccaagcctgggcaatactctctccatcatgaggccaaaaattatatatgcgattccgatccttgtgaatttcacttggaggatagaacttagaataaaaccggggcacaatatcattccattcaagagaatccccattatccagtaatttataccaatgcgccgccttaccggacagcgataaagagaatagtttcttcctcacttcatccatagcaatacctgcacatttgaataaaccgcataattcatgcaaaaacagtaaatgatcaccaggatggacagttccatccccttcatagcggttatccataacatgttcaataattttcataggtattttatatggtattacttcctcacctggcgcctcatccactaccgttgcagtagtagtagatttcccaaataaaaattgaagagaagatctctccataatgacttatagcagcagggcgagaaataaaatcagcacaacggtaaaggttttccttaccaattccacttaccaatagcgcttcactccccggcaacggcgccgggaaaatagtcttgatgacccacaagtataggggtgtatcgtagtatcttcgataagtaagaatgtcgatcccaacgagggagcgagaaggtgttgacaagcagtttcgatgaaggattcactttgtaaatgctcacagacaagtattcagggggttttgatgtaacagttgaataaagtacgagtaagtaaagtgcgagagtaataattgcagcgagtggcccaatcctttttagcacaaaggacaagccggtttgtttacttataatgaccaagcgttctcgaggacacacgggattttagtctagtgctttcgctacatacggctaaataatcttcattgttatgataagtgttgtgtgggtgaacctatgctaatgtaccgcccttcctaggactaatacatacttgtgattataccccttgcaagcatccgcaactacaagaaagtaattaagaataaatctaaccacagccttaaactacgagatctgcgatccctcctgcatcgatataccaacgggggtttaggtttctgtcattccggcaaccccgcaattggcaaacgaatacaagatgcattcccctaggcccataaatggtgaagtgtcatgtagtcgacgttcacatgacaccactagaagaataacaccacaacttaaatatcataccattgaatattactcaaccatagttcactactaacaattagacttcacccatgtcctcaagaactaaacgaactactcacgagacatcatatggaacatgatcagaggtgatatgatgatgaataacaatctgaacataaacttggttcaatggtttcactcaatagcatcaacaacaagtagagatcgataccgggagagtttcccctatcaaacaatcaagatcaaacccaaattgctacggcgatgacggtgtccagcggtggagacggcggtgatgatggtggagatgatgatgatggttatggagatgatgtccagctcgatgacggtgacgatggcgtcgatttccccctcccggagggaatttccccggcggattcctgcctgccggagagctcttttctctctggtgttctccgccccgcagaggcggctgtaactcttcgcgaggtaccccctgtggcttaggttttcgggacgaaggatttcgcgaagaaaaggaggcgaaaggggctgtgggccccccacaccacatggcggcgcggccagggcatgggccgcgccgccctagggtgcgggcccaccctgggtcctcctggctcctccttctggcttccttcgtcatcttgaaaaataggatttttggtataatttccttccacagttgatcttccgaaatattgcgttctgacggtgctttttcccgcagaatcctggctccggtgcttgatcctccaataatgatgaaacatgcaaaatagatgaaataacataagtattgtgtcccaatatgaaatatatcaatgaataacagcaaattatgatataaaatagtgatgcaaattggacgtatcagtaaaccatcagtaacttcgaacactttcagatgagtaagccagagcatggccttaacctgccacctcttaaagtgcacaccggtaaacttatccggcctcagtttATGAGAAAAACCAGCCatagttaactcaggaaattgcctacaattaggtttttggattgttggataattaggtacaatttccatgattaattccagaatattaagcatgacgacagtaactactaacatgtgaaactcgaacatactagatgcagtgatcaacatgaacagtagcagagcaaagagtacaacatccatcgctaaacagatcgagatatgccgcacgtaccgatctggtggaggtggcggtgaaggtgtagcagacgatgttgcagcagtaacgttgttgatgacaacgttgttgatgacggggacgacgggtcgtagtagacggcgttgaagacgacggtaggcagcaccgcccgacttggacggaaggcgacccgtgatgaagagattGAGCAGtcacgcagagcgcttcccaaaaacctaattcgccctctcccgtacaggatcgcaaggacgagcggttccggagacgtgctctcccgttcgccgatgcacgtcggcgcgcgggatggagtaggctacgatggcggcgcaagcagagagaggtggaaaccctaactcgtatattagatgtgtttctgcggtagccgggcaggagattatataggctcaggaaaccctaggcaacgtgggccacacccacgtcgcacgaacatttcaagtcggttacagatagctcacgatccgggagcgacccgaaccgactaactgcgacgcgtccgtctaggactctgttcgttttcctgagcttaaaaagtaaggaaagtctcggctcgaggctcgtcgagtcgagtcgagtcgagtcgagtcgagtagcactcctattctcactcacttactagtggtggaacaacccaccttataaggtggtctaacttcctcccaactttccatgtgggactaaacttcccacctcttgccactccccagtgagctgccaccaacttgggctcaaactcacaaggttgccactatgtgggctttgagatttataggaaaaactgaaatctagtttgggccactaaaagtgggcccaatattttaaCAATGGTTGCTTCGGTGGTCGGCTCCTCCACCTGCACTTTCTGAAACCGTCGCTCGAGCGCAGGGTCCTTCTCGATGTATTGGCGGTACTCGTCAAAAGTCGTGGCTCCCACGCAACGGATTCGTCCACGGGCCAACGCTGGCTTTAGCATGTTGGAGGCTATCGTGCAATTATGCAGAGTGTTGCCGGTGGAATAGAGCATGTGCATCTCATCTATGAACAGTACGACCTTGCCGTcggatgcctccgcctgctttaTCATGTTCTTCATGCGCTCCTCAAACATGCCGCGTAAAGTTGTACCGGCCACCATGGCCCCAAGGTCGATCTCCACGACGCGTGCCCCGACGAGCGCGGCAGGAACCCTACCGGAGGCGACGCGCTGGGCGAGACCCTCGGCGATGGCCGTCTTGCCGACTCCAGCCGCGCCAATGAGCGCAACGCAGTTCTTGGTCCGACGGCAGAGGATGTCGATGACGCGGTTGATCTCGTCGTCACGGCCGATCACCGGGTCGCCATGGCCGGTCATGTCTCGGCCGTAGGTATGCAGGCTTCTCATTGATTGGTAGTAGTTCCACGCCCACCAACACGGAGCAGAAGCTGCTGTGGCGACGACCGTAGAACAAGCGCGTTCTAGCAACACCGAAGCACGAACATGCGGCAGATGGAGAGCAGTGCCCCGCCGCGATTGGCTAAGAGCGGGGGCGGCATCACGCGACGGTCGGCGAGGGGAGCGCAGGTCGTCATAATTGCTAATCTGGGGGGGGGTCTCGATCGGAGTGAGATCACgtcacatgcaccttttgcatgtcaccgtgtgacatgcggcctaaaaccAAATTTAAACTTTgcgaaaaaatttgaaaaaaaatcatgcatgttcacagcacatattaagagaACCCCTAAAATTtttagatcaaaattcgaaacatacatcgagaaacaaaaaagagaaatctgttatgaatagttcccgaattcaaatctgagtttctctgtacactattcacatttgagtttctcttttttgtatctcgatgtatgtttcgaattttgatctgaaatttttagagattatcttaatatgtgctgtgaacatgcatgatttttttcagattttttcgcaaagtTTAAATTTatctttaggccgcatgtcacacggtgacatgcaaaaggtgcatgtcacctgatctcactCCGTCTCGATCGGCACTGACAATATTGGGCGCCctcgttagagcatctccaataaGCGTTCTATCCCGCGCTGTATCCAAAAAAGTGACTGGTTTAGTGTGCGGGCGTAAAATAATGCTCCAATAGGTGCTGCAACCGGCGCTGTAAAATACAGCTTGGGGCAAAAGCGCTATGTCGTGCACTATATCTACCGTGCCGGAAAGAGCGCGTTGTATAAGTCGCGCGCAGAAACAACTACAGATTTTTACAGTTCCAAGATTTAGAGCTTCTGCTGGAGGTGAATATATACAGCGCGCGCAGAAACAACTACGGATTTTTACACTAGTGGAAAAATggtgcttttgcaccggttcgtaagggccatatgcaccggatgcccaaccggtgcaaagcatccggtgcaaaagcgccccccccccttttgcaccggttcagttGCGAACCGGTGATAAAGGGGCACCACGTGGCGGCTGTCGGGTGCCCGAGCGagaggacctttagcaccggttaccggtgctaaagggtctgccgcggcaggaaaatgtcccaaaacgctgccgcggtagaaccccgctaccgtaattttttttcgaattatttttcactccctcttttttccttttttcagaatttctattattttagttatttcacaagtttagtATCTAACTACCCTTATCTGTAGTCTAATTACTTACTCGTGCTtagacttcccgctcggtcacccatcctcccactactctagcactagcacgcttaacttccaagttcctttccatcccgtatccaagtgcttcgcgcgcatgtatgtggtagtagtatcatatcaatcctattaacatatcggtagatgtcatatttctttattgttcgaatttcaaataattcttttaataaaaaaagtaatgatataataataatctagactaaataaataaacattaactttataatttgtattatttttaattatttttaattttttaaatttttttgccaaacctaaaacctgaaaatttgaaaaacttATAATTTTCAGagtgtaatctttatgcaggatgcaattattaattttaattttgaaaaataaaaaatatataaaatcctaaatttctagaaaaaactaaaatcttcctgctttcatattttcatttgaaattttgagaatctaaaaattggctaaccgggtaaacccgggtgaattcggatgtaactttttcccacgatgattttgatatattatacatttttttctgatgtcgtatgcaaaagttaatgcggttttaccattctttaaactttttttgaaaaaaaattgaaattcaaatttgttaattttccgtaATAGTAGGTTGTGTAACATacaggaatctcaaaagattttattttttgaattttctatcattttcttttctattttacagtgttataAAAGGCGATCCAGGGGGGGTGAAGGTGCAtggggagcagaaaaaccttttgcaccggttcgtgttacgaaccggtgctacaaAAGGGTTCGCGGCTGACGCCaacaaccggtgctaaaggtcccacACGAACTGGTGCTAATGCCTCCTGGACGTCCAggccgcacgaaccggtgctaatgaccccacgatgcaccggttcgtgccaaatccggtgcaaaagctctTTCGAGGACATGATAAAAGCCCTTATTTCTACACTGGAGGTGAATATGTCCTCGCGCGCCAAACATAGATAGAGCGCGCTGCAAAGAGCTTTTACAGCACCAAGATTTAACGCGCCTGTTGAAGATGCTCTTATGTGCGTTATATAAACAGAGAAAAACCGTTTCCTAGTGCTATCGGGAAACGTCTCCAAGTCTGATACGGAGGATTCTTGTTTTTTCTTGAGTGAAATGCATCAGCAGCAGCAGTCCGTGAACTTACTATGTCTAAAACAGTCCTCAAACTCACGATTTGCCTTACTTCAGTCGTCTAACCGGTTCAAAATACAAAGATTTACTGTATTACCGCTGATGTGGCA
This region of Lolium perenne isolate Kyuss_39 chromosome 2, Kyuss_2.0, whole genome shotgun sequence genomic DNA includes:
- the LOC127328373 gene encoding uncharacterized protein: MTGHGDPVIGRDDEINRVIDILCRRTKNCVALIGAAGVGKTAIAEGLAQRVASGRVPAALVGARVVEIDLGAMVAGTTLRGMFEERMKNMIKQAEASDGKVVLFIDEMHMLYSTGNTLHNCTIASNMLKPALARGRIRCVGATTFDEYRQYIEKDPALERRFQKVQAIS